In Sporosarcina sp. PTS2304, a genomic segment contains:
- the istA gene encoding IS21 family transposase, producing MYIQLNVETTFELNSLADLAAYKKIMEHLKMKINKSKLARDMGVDRRTIDKYLNGFVPKKKRNKPSKIDEFYPVIASLLSEDSKQVFYYRRNLWQYLKDNHGLVCGQSTFRTYIANTPEFQAYFEKDERIPSMGNSGIRFETRAGKQAQLDWKESILYETKDGEQVEINVAVLVLSHSRMRFFYMSISKSQAVLFSFLTETFEKMGGVPEELVTDNMKTVMDEARTEFSKGKVNAKFAQFAKDFGFKVRPCIAGRPKTKGKVETTMKLLDEIHAYQGKFNMEELHVYIERLCNRINREIHQGTNKIPLLEFQKEKNHLLQLPTERVRDSFKINHTLVKVNASNMISYKSNQYSVPPVYQGKKVSLQVYDDQLWIHYNMELIAQHKISNAKLNYQEAHYRETISKAMPNYPDINDLAKRNLAAIGEMYK from the coding sequence ATGTATATTCAATTAAACGTAGAGACAACATTTGAACTAAATAGTCTTGCAGATTTAGCAGCATATAAAAAAATAATGGAGCATTTAAAAATGAAGATAAATAAAAGTAAATTAGCAAGGGACATGGGCGTAGATCGACGTACGATCGACAAATATCTAAATGGCTTCGTTCCCAAAAAGAAGCGCAACAAACCATCTAAAATTGATGAGTTTTATCCAGTAATCGCGAGTTTATTATCAGAGGATTCGAAGCAAGTATTTTATTATCGTCGTAACCTATGGCAGTATTTAAAAGATAATCATGGCTTAGTTTGTGGCCAATCAACATTCCGTACATATATTGCGAACACGCCAGAATTTCAAGCGTATTTTGAGAAAGATGAGCGTATTCCGAGCATGGGGAATAGTGGGATTCGATTTGAAACACGTGCTGGAAAACAGGCACAACTGGATTGGAAAGAAAGTATTCTATATGAAACAAAAGATGGTGAGCAAGTAGAAATCAATGTCGCTGTCTTAGTATTGAGCCATTCACGTATGCGATTCTTTTATATGAGCATCTCGAAATCGCAAGCGGTATTATTTTCATTCCTTACGGAAACGTTTGAGAAGATGGGTGGCGTCCCTGAAGAGCTAGTCACAGATAATATGAAAACGGTGATGGATGAAGCACGAACAGAATTTTCAAAAGGAAAAGTAAATGCGAAGTTCGCTCAATTCGCAAAGGATTTTGGCTTTAAGGTTAGACCATGTATCGCTGGTCGCCCCAAAACAAAAGGTAAAGTAGAAACAACAATGAAGTTACTCGATGAAATCCATGCATACCAAGGGAAGTTTAATATGGAAGAATTGCATGTCTATATTGAGCGATTGTGTAACCGAATTAATCGTGAAATTCATCAAGGAACAAATAAAATTCCGTTACTCGAATTCCAAAAAGAAAAGAATCACCTACTCCAGCTACCAACTGAACGAGTAAGAGATTCCTTCAAAATCAACCATACACTTGTGAAAGTCAATGCATCAAACATGATTTCTTACAAATCTAATCAGTACTCCGTACCACCAGTGTACCAGGGAAAGAAAGTAAGTTTGCAAGTATATGATGACCAATTATGGATTCATTATAACATGGAACTGATAGCTCAACACAAAATAAGTAATGCTAAACTCAATTATCAGGAAGCACATTATCGAGAAACAATATCAAAAGCGATGCCAAACTATCCGGATATAAATGATTTAGCAAAACGAAATTTAGCAGCGATTGGAGAAATGTATAAATGA
- a CDS encoding DNA cytosine methyltransferase — MGKLNGLSLFANIGVAEAYMGELGIDIKIANEIDEERARFYQEVYKETEMICGDITDDNVREKIVKEAIKEKVDFIIATPPCQGMSEAGLRLEFDPRNQLIYYAIDVIKKVKPEFVLLENVPKQLTTKIKFGDEIYLIPDYIKKELENDYTFNNETLVMAKDYGVPQLRERNIFLLVRKDLNYKWEFPEKEPEITLRQAIGDLPSLDPLLREGLEFTLEKFPDYEIKRQAGLAISKWHYPPKHSWKQVEWMMHTPTGKSAIYNEKYYPQKADGTPVKAHHNHYRRLKWDMPCRTIIQNNGVMSSLACVHPGRMYQSIAGENLYSDARVLTIYELLIVMSLPLDWSIPEWASETFIRKSFGEGIPSRLIEKIMKALLQQL, encoded by the coding sequence ATGGGTAAATTAAATGGTCTTTCTCTGTTTGCTAACATTGGGGTTGCCGAAGCCTACATGGGAGAACTCGGCATTGACATTAAAATAGCAAATGAGATTGACGAAGAAAGAGCTAGATTTTATCAAGAAGTATATAAAGAAACAGAGATGATTTGCGGGGACATAACTGATGATAATGTTCGAGAGAAGATTGTCAAAGAAGCGATCAAGGAAAAAGTGGATTTTATAATAGCAACACCTCCATGTCAAGGTATGAGCGAGGCGGGATTGCGCCTCGAATTCGACCCGAGAAACCAACTTATCTACTATGCTATAGATGTTATAAAAAAGGTTAAGCCAGAATTTGTATTGCTTGAAAATGTACCTAAGCAATTAACTACTAAGATTAAATTTGGTGATGAAATTTATCTGATTCCTGATTACATCAAGAAAGAATTAGAAAATGATTATACTTTTAATAATGAAACTCTTGTAATGGCAAAAGATTATGGTGTTCCTCAGCTTAGGGAAAGAAATATTTTCCTGTTGGTTAGGAAAGATTTAAATTACAAATGGGAATTTCCTGAGAAAGAGCCTGAAATTACTCTTCGCCAAGCAATAGGCGATTTACCTTCTCTTGATCCCTTACTTCGAGAGGGACTCGAGTTTACTTTGGAGAAATTTCCTGATTACGAAATAAAACGCCAAGCTGGACTTGCAATATCAAAATGGCATTATCCGCCGAAACATTCTTGGAAACAGGTGGAATGGATGATGCACACACCAACAGGGAAATCTGCTATATATAATGAAAAATATTATCCGCAAAAAGCAGATGGTACTCCCGTAAAAGCACATCATAATCATTACCGAAGATTAAAATGGGATATGCCGTGCCGAACTATAATACAAAATAATGGTGTTATGTCTTCGTTAGCATGTGTACATCCTGGAAGAATGTATCAATCTATTGCTGGGGAAAATTTATACTCTGATGCAAGAGTTTTGACTATATATGAACTTTTGATCGTTATGTCGTTACCGCTCGATTGGTCAATACCAGAATGGGCAAGCGAAACATTTATAAGAAAATCTTTCGGTGAGGGGATTCCCTCAAGGTTAATAGAGAAAATTATGAAAGCTTTGTTACAACAGCTTTAA
- the istB gene encoding IS21-like element helper ATPase IstB, producing MIQHLNTNYQQLLQNFKYLKLKQMGLHLNEVIDFSIKNELSFIDTLIKLTNYEVDVREQNMIHAMVKVAAFPHLKEMKDFDFDFQPSVNQQQLLDFQSLRFIQANENVVFLGPSGVGKTHLATAIGITAAKKRTSTYFIKCHDLIQNLKRARIENRLESRLKHYTKYKLLIIDEIGYLPIDAEDAKLFFQLIDTRYEKKSTIFTTNVNFKAWEEIFPEPKLANAILDRILHHASVVTITGDSYRLKQHLEPVNE from the coding sequence ATGATTCAGCATTTGAACACGAATTATCAGCAGCTCCTACAAAACTTTAAGTATTTAAAACTAAAGCAAATGGGTCTACATTTGAATGAAGTCATCGACTTTAGTATTAAGAACGAGCTTTCTTTTATAGACACACTTATTAAATTAACGAACTACGAAGTAGATGTACGTGAACAAAACATGATCCACGCGATGGTGAAGGTCGCTGCATTTCCACATTTAAAGGAAATGAAAGATTTTGATTTCGACTTTCAACCCAGTGTTAATCAGCAACAGTTACTCGATTTTCAAAGCTTACGATTTATTCAAGCAAATGAGAACGTTGTATTTCTTGGTCCAAGTGGTGTCGGCAAGACCCACTTAGCCACAGCAATCGGTATTACAGCTGCTAAAAAGCGCACGAGCACGTATTTTATTAAGTGTCATGATTTAATCCAAAATCTAAAAAGAGCACGTATTGAAAATCGACTAGAAAGCCGTTTAAAGCATTATACAAAATATAAATTATTAATCATTGATGAAATCGGCTATTTACCGATTGATGCAGAAGACGCAAAGCTTTTCTTCCAGTTAATTGATACACGTTACGAAAAGAAAAGTACAATTTTCACAACGAATGTGAACTTCAAGGCCTGGGAAGAAATTTTTCCGGAACCCAAGTTAGCAAACGCTATCTTAGATCGTATTTTACATCACGCGAGCGTCGTAACGATTACAGGTGATTCATACCGTCTTAAGCAACACCTTGAGCCAGTAAACGAGTAA
- a CDS encoding DNA cytosine methyltransferase yields MNLEVFKDWLTAHTNYSKATISNTVSRVKRADKMLPWFNDKVYQFRLEQEETYQQLSCSVRSQIKKAVKLYFEYIEKTSKEPTLNEEQKNGGKVLSLFSNIGVAEAYFESIGVDVVVANELVERRAKLYSNIYPDTHMICGDITQQKVFDEIVEESLNNNVDIVMATPPCQGMSTVGRQVENDERNKLICPVVDVIKKIKPRYVFLENVPLFLSTSIEIGGKKTLISNYLKNELEANYKINMYIIDTKDYSIPQTRERAIILMTRIGNENKEWILPEKDSKIVTMYDAIGHLPTMDPFVKDVSEDELLEMFPHFYERKEVAEKISNWHTPPHHIKRQVVAMQHTPTGCTAFDNLVYYPIKEDGSAVKGFRNTYKRQNWNTAAYTVTMDNRKISSQNNVHPGRLEYETKAGENIYSDARTLTLYELMTIMSLPEDWSVPENTSEAFLRRVIGEGIPPLFVKKVFENIN; encoded by the coding sequence ATGAATTTAGAAGTTTTTAAGGATTGGTTAACTGCCCATACAAACTATTCGAAGGCTACTATCAGTAATACTGTCTCGCGAGTAAAAAGAGCTGATAAAATGTTGCCATGGTTTAACGATAAAGTTTACCAATTTAGATTAGAGCAAGAAGAAACTTATCAACAGTTATCTTGTTCTGTACGATCGCAGATAAAAAAAGCTGTAAAGCTATATTTTGAATATATTGAAAAAACCTCAAAAGAACCTACGCTAAATGAAGAACAGAAAAATGGCGGAAAGGTTTTATCTTTATTTTCTAATATAGGGGTCGCAGAGGCTTATTTTGAGTCGATAGGAGTAGATGTTGTTGTTGCTAATGAGCTTGTTGAAAGGAGAGCAAAATTATATTCGAACATCTACCCTGATACTCATATGATTTGTGGAGATATTACACAGCAAAAAGTTTTCGATGAAATTGTTGAAGAGAGTCTTAATAATAATGTGGATATTGTCATGGCAACACCACCATGCCAGGGGATGAGTACAGTAGGGCGACAAGTAGAAAACGATGAACGAAATAAATTAATATGTCCAGTTGTTGATGTAATTAAGAAGATAAAACCAAGATATGTTTTTTTAGAAAATGTCCCGTTGTTTTTGAGTACGTCTATCGAGATAGGTGGAAAAAAAACACTTATTTCAAATTATCTAAAAAACGAGTTGGAAGCTAATTATAAGATTAATATGTATATTATCGATACAAAAGACTATTCTATTCCACAGACCAGAGAACGAGCAATTATTCTAATGACCCGAATAGGAAATGAAAATAAAGAATGGATACTTCCGGAAAAAGATAGTAAAATTGTCACGATGTATGATGCCATCGGTCATTTACCTACTATGGATCCTTTTGTTAAAGATGTATCCGAAGACGAATTATTAGAGATGTTCCCACACTTTTATGAGCGAAAAGAGGTTGCTGAAAAAATATCAAATTGGCATACTCCGCCACATCATATAAAACGACAAGTAGTTGCAATGCAACATACACCAACAGGGTGCACAGCTTTCGACAATTTAGTTTATTATCCTATAAAAGAAGATGGTAGTGCAGTGAAAGGATTTCGTAACACTTATAAAAGACAGAATTGGAACACAGCAGCTTATACTGTCACGATGGATAATCGGAAAATTTCTTCACAGAATAATGTACACCCAGGCAGGTTAGAATACGAAACTAAAGCTGGGGAAAATATATATTCTGATGCAAGAACATTAACCTTATATGAACTTATGACGATTATGAGTTTACCCGAAGATTGGTCAGTTCCTGAAAATACATCAGAGGCTTTTTTGAGAAGGGTTATCGGTGAGGGTATTCCTCCTCTTTTTGTTAAAAAAGTTTTTGAAAATATAAACTAG
- a CDS encoding McrB family protein — MGKIVMPKNSALLNEIESVLQIYYEANDWLPNDVYKQKLKAMIGDTQYSSSYTKKAQITSYFGFTIWKDFNNRQSHRKITESGKGFYLAVQSNNQDAILEELMCSFETVKFGRENCGVSESDSDVEPPSVFIRAALELDYLTYKEFAYILWSLEDKGGNFTDTIAEISQARQSGGLNIPEAAQKYTDAKPIMILVRWGFLAEGDTVGGARKIMIAPIVLDRYRKRLSNLKIYNIDMDMYVVDDITELRVSESRLEYTERVTGGSNILLYGVPGAGKSYTIEHEYCDDENRIERLVFHPDYTYSDFVGQILPNVSEGIVSYEFTEGPFTRLLKNSYENPGVEYFLIIEEINRGNAPAIFGEVFQLLDRDENGTSEYGISNSDIARVVYGVNNLKVRIPSNMSIIGTMNTSDQNVFTLDTAFQRRWNMRMIENDMSKVDLEFSNHKILDTEVSWKQFNEAINTIILRKNVRVTSSEDKRLGAYFVRKSDLQYNADEKNYELPEKERLRAERNNSLFADKVLKYLWDDAFKFTREDIFETSRYISLEDIVKKFKTSDGNERFAVFKEEIFNLFISEKINDEEI, encoded by the coding sequence GTGGGTAAGATTGTGATGCCAAAAAATAGTGCGCTATTAAATGAGATTGAATCTGTATTGCAGATATATTATGAGGCTAACGATTGGCTTCCGAATGACGTATATAAGCAGAAGTTAAAAGCGATGATTGGTGATACCCAATACTCTTCTTCATATACAAAAAAGGCACAAATTACATCGTATTTTGGTTTTACTATTTGGAAAGATTTTAATAATCGTCAATCTCATCGTAAAATAACGGAATCCGGTAAGGGATTTTACTTGGCAGTCCAAAGTAATAATCAAGACGCAATTCTAGAAGAATTGATGTGTTCCTTCGAAACAGTTAAGTTTGGAAGGGAAAATTGCGGAGTGTCAGAGAGTGACTCTGACGTGGAGCCACCATCTGTATTTATTCGTGCTGCATTAGAGCTGGATTATTTAACATACAAAGAATTTGCATATATCTTGTGGAGTTTAGAAGATAAAGGTGGAAATTTTACAGATACAATTGCTGAAATTAGTCAAGCTCGTCAGAGTGGAGGACTAAATATTCCAGAGGCAGCACAAAAATATACTGATGCCAAACCAATTATGATACTTGTAAGATGGGGGTTTCTTGCAGAAGGTGACACTGTAGGCGGTGCAAGAAAAATTATGATAGCTCCAATTGTTTTAGATAGGTATAGAAAGAGGCTATCAAATTTAAAGATATATAATATTGATATGGATATGTATGTAGTTGATGATATCACAGAGTTAAGGGTTAGTGAATCTAGATTGGAATACACCGAAAGAGTAACAGGCGGTTCAAATATTTTACTTTATGGAGTTCCTGGTGCAGGGAAAAGCTATACAATCGAGCATGAATATTGTGATGATGAAAATAGGATAGAGAGGCTTGTTTTTCATCCTGACTATACTTATTCAGATTTTGTCGGACAAATATTGCCTAATGTATCTGAAGGTATTGTTAGTTATGAGTTTACTGAAGGCCCTTTTACTCGTTTACTAAAAAACTCCTATGAAAACCCTGGTGTAGAGTATTTCCTTATTATTGAAGAAATTAATAGAGGAAATGCACCTGCAATCTTCGGTGAAGTATTTCAATTGCTTGATAGGGATGAGAATGGAACAAGTGAGTACGGTATTTCTAATTCCGATATTGCAAGAGTTGTTTACGGAGTTAATAACCTTAAAGTAAGAATTCCATCAAATATGTCAATCATAGGCACGATGAATACTTCAGACCAGAATGTGTTTACTCTTGACACAGCATTTCAAAGAAGATGGAATATGCGTATGATAGAGAATGATATGAGTAAGGTCGATCTGGAGTTTTCAAATCATAAAATTTTGGATACTGAGGTATCGTGGAAACAGTTTAATGAGGCAATTAATACTATTATTCTTAGAAAGAATGTTCGTGTGACATCTTCCGAAGATAAACGCTTAGGTGCTTATTTTGTTCGCAAAAGTGATTTGCAGTATAATGCTGACGAGAAAAACTATGAGTTACCTGAAAAAGAGAGATTAAGAGCTGAAAGAAATAATAGTCTTTTTGCCGACAAGGTTTTAAAGTATTTGTGGGATGATGCATTTAAGTTCACTAGAGAAGATATTTTCGAGACAAGCCGATATATCAGTTTAGAAGACATTGTGAAAAAATTTAAAACCTCGGATGGTAACGAAAGATTTGCTGTCTTCAAAGAAGAGATTTTCAACTTATTTATTTCTGAAAAAATAAATGATGAAGAAATATAA
- the ltrA gene encoding group II intron reverse transcriptase/maturase has product MNANQRYWEYYGLQETFDTLYTGSKEGKTFNRLYELVISENNILLAYRTIKSNKGSKTAGVDTHTIDKFKEMNKNDFVSYIRDALKDYKPKAVKRVLIPKPNGDLRPLGIPTLTDRIIQQMIKQVIEPICEAKFFKHSYGFRPQRSTHHAISRCVYIINHSKTHYAVDIDIKGFFDNVNHSLLIKQLWNIGIRDKIILRIISKMLKAPIKGLGIPTKGTPQGGILSPLLSNVMLHDLDTWVADQWEGFNTKHPYKSNSDRFAAQKKTRLKIGYMIRYADDFKILTNSYNSAKKWFHAVEQYLKQRLKLDISKDKSKIINLRRNKSEFLGFSIGTFPKRNKSLASTKLNKKKADSIKKNARELIRTLSKEPNARNAMRFNSFVLGLHNYFKIGSHIYNDFARIGYDIQISMRNRLKHSGKFEVPTKPPPTFKKFFNGRFKTWKIADVYLYPMADLKTTIPINFNQKITPFTIEGRALIYKNLKKNVGTEIQKLLKTNDPTSTTEYFDNRLSRYSMKEGQCEVTQAFLTADEVHCHHVTPKHLGGDDAFNNLLIVHKFVHTLIHATKEETINKYLNLIKPNLKQLTRINQYRLKCNLTKI; this is encoded by the coding sequence TTGAACGCAAATCAAAGATATTGGGAATACTATGGGTTGCAGGAAACCTTCGATACCTTATATACGGGTAGTAAAGAAGGGAAAACATTTAATAGGTTATACGAACTTGTCATATCAGAAAACAATATTCTTCTCGCATACAGAACCATAAAAAGTAATAAAGGCTCTAAAACAGCTGGTGTTGATACTCATACCATTGATAAATTTAAAGAAATGAACAAAAATGATTTTGTCTCTTACATCAGGGACGCACTAAAGGATTACAAGCCCAAAGCCGTTAAGAGGGTTCTCATTCCAAAACCTAATGGTGATTTACGTCCACTTGGAATACCGACTCTTACAGATCGGATTATCCAACAGATGATCAAACAAGTCATTGAACCGATTTGTGAAGCTAAGTTCTTTAAACATAGTTATGGATTTAGACCACAACGCAGTACACATCATGCTATATCAAGATGTGTCTATATCATCAACCACTCCAAAACGCATTATGCGGTGGATATTGATATTAAAGGTTTCTTTGATAATGTTAATCACTCGTTATTGATTAAACAACTTTGGAATATTGGAATCCGTGACAAAATCATACTAAGAATCATCTCGAAAATGCTGAAAGCACCAATTAAGGGCTTAGGAATACCGACCAAAGGAACACCACAAGGCGGTATCTTATCTCCCCTATTATCGAATGTGATGTTACATGACCTCGATACTTGGGTAGCTGATCAATGGGAAGGATTCAACACTAAGCATCCGTATAAAAGTAACTCAGACCGTTTTGCAGCCCAAAAGAAAACGAGGCTAAAGATTGGCTATATGATTCGATATGCTGATGATTTTAAAATTTTAACAAACAGCTATAATTCTGCTAAGAAATGGTTTCACGCAGTGGAGCAATATCTAAAGCAGAGGTTAAAATTAGACATTTCTAAGGACAAGTCAAAAATCATCAATCTTAGGCGGAATAAATCGGAATTTCTAGGGTTTTCAATAGGAACATTTCCTAAAAGGAACAAAAGCTTGGCTTCTACTAAGTTAAACAAGAAGAAAGCTGATAGCATCAAGAAGAATGCCAGGGAGTTAATCAGAACACTTAGCAAAGAACCGAATGCTAGGAATGCTATGCGATTTAACTCGTTTGTTCTAGGTCTGCACAATTACTTTAAAATTGGTTCTCATATTTACAATGATTTTGCGAGAATTGGTTATGATATACAAATTAGTATGAGAAATAGGTTAAAACACTCTGGGAAATTTGAGGTCCCAACGAAACCACCGCCTACTTTTAAAAAGTTTTTCAATGGCAGGTTTAAAACATGGAAAATAGCCGACGTATACCTTTATCCGATGGCTGACCTTAAAACAACAATTCCAATCAATTTTAACCAAAAGATTACACCCTTCACAATTGAGGGAAGGGCTTTAATCTATAAAAACCTAAAGAAAAATGTTGGTACTGAAATACAGAAGTTATTAAAGACAAATGATCCCACAAGTACCACTGAATACTTCGATAATAGGTTATCAAGATATTCAATGAAAGAAGGTCAATGTGAGGTCACACAAGCTTTTCTAACGGCTGATGAAGTACATTGCCATCATGTAACACCTAAACATCTAGGTGGTGATGATGCCTTCAACAACCTGCTAATCGTCCATAAATTTGTGCATACATTAATTCATGCTACGAAGGAAGAGACGATTAACAAATATCTTAACCTTATTAAACCAAACCTTAAACAACTCACAAGAATTAACCAATACCGTTTGAAATGTAATTTAACTAAAATTTAA
- the tnpB gene encoding IS66 family insertion sequence element accessory protein TnpB (TnpB, as the term is used for proteins encoded by IS66 family insertion elements, is considered an accessory protein, since TnpC, encoded by a neighboring gene, is a DDE family transposase.), protein MKQDYTSVENIYIVCGKTDMRKGMDGLATLIQDSFELDPYSDSIFLFAGRSKDRYKCLYFDGDGFAMLYKRLDSGKLQWPRNEREVRNLSQQELRWLLEGLSIQQPKAIRSSPKGIF, encoded by the coding sequence ATGAAGCAGGATTACACAAGTGTTGAAAACATCTACATCGTTTGTGGAAAGACTGATATGCGCAAAGGAATGGACGGGCTTGCCACGCTGATACAAGACTCATTTGAACTGGATCCCTACAGCGATTCTATTTTTCTATTCGCTGGGAGAAGTAAGGATCGGTATAAATGCTTGTATTTTGATGGAGATGGCTTCGCCATGTTATATAAACGATTAGATAGCGGAAAATTACAATGGCCAAGAAACGAACGAGAAGTTCGGAACCTGTCTCAACAGGAGCTTCGCTGGCTATTAGAGGGATTATCTATTCAACAGCCAAAAGCTATTCGTTCTTCACCAAAAGGAATTTTTTAA
- a CDS encoding LlaJI family restriction endonuclease, whose amino-acid sequence MGIESELLRRCHVNKNEDGDRFVGVRADTDNAMVYFPIGYQLPDNDQDLRQDILHLISVLAEFTNRDDKVLAMQKFEAPQFVDFPINAYMEIINSYMELKSYYTEKKAVYRTSDRGKVHWGQTLKRQRPLIQSNGSPIYTNFTVRVSAPNDSNLITKIHKYCVYESFSKLGWLFTPDMPEKSNIERNDRMFLTVLRDKLASTHNDKDKRLFSAMIAMIEYMDEKTKEKQFYFGTDRFEYVWEKLVDRVFGIKEKKNYFPRTEWKLNTGKKKTNAALEPDTIMLHNGNIYVLDAKYYRFGVTGNPNDLPESSSINKQITYGEYIYTGDKYKKNYGNDVPVYNAFIMPYNVNNNLFGSNEFYANIGEATGDWKTNGHKYERVQGIVVDIRYLMYHYTGKTSKQIMDLAQSIESAFVINGGALPNNDSSVAI is encoded by the coding sequence ATGGGAATAGAATCTGAATTACTTAGGCGTTGTCATGTTAATAAAAATGAGGATGGTGACCGCTTTGTCGGTGTAAGGGCGGATACGGATAATGCAATGGTTTACTTCCCTATTGGTTACCAATTGCCTGATAATGATCAAGACTTGCGACAAGATATTCTTCATCTTATTTCAGTTCTCGCTGAATTTACAAATCGCGATGACAAAGTACTTGCTATGCAGAAGTTTGAGGCACCTCAATTTGTTGATTTTCCTATTAACGCTTATATGGAAATAATAAATTCTTATATGGAGCTAAAATCTTATTACACCGAAAAAAAGGCAGTTTATAGAACGAGTGATAGAGGAAAGGTACATTGGGGACAAACATTAAAAAGACAGCGTCCGTTAATACAGTCTAATGGTTCTCCTATTTATACTAACTTTACTGTGAGAGTTTCCGCACCTAATGACAGCAATTTAATAACAAAGATTCATAAATATTGTGTTTATGAAAGTTTTTCTAAATTAGGATGGTTGTTTACACCAGACATGCCAGAGAAATCTAATATTGAAAGAAACGATAGAATGTTTTTAACAGTATTGCGTGATAAACTGGCAAGTACTCATAATGATAAAGATAAAAGATTGTTCTCTGCAATGATAGCTATGATTGAGTATATGGATGAGAAAACTAAGGAAAAGCAATTTTACTTTGGCACTGATCGCTTTGAGTATGTGTGGGAAAAGCTAGTTGACCGGGTATTTGGAATTAAAGAAAAGAAAAATTATTTTCCAAGAACTGAGTGGAAACTTAATACTGGTAAGAAGAAAACAAATGCTGCCTTGGAACCAGATACTATAATGCTGCACAATGGGAATATCTATGTTCTTGATGCCAAATATTATCGTTTTGGTGTTACTGGTAACCCAAATGATTTACCTGAATCTTCATCAATTAACAAGCAGATTACATATGGAGAGTACATATATACTGGAGATAAGTACAAGAAAAATTATGGTAATGACGTACCGGTATATAATGCTTTCATAATGCCGTACAATGTAAATAATAATTTATTCGGTTCGAATGAGTTCTATGCAAACATAGGTGAAGCAACTGGTGATTGGAAAACTAATGGGCATAAATATGAACGAGTTCAAGGAATTGTAGTAGATATTCGTTACCTCATGTATCACTATACTGGAAAAACAAGCAAGCAAATAATGGATTTGGCACAATCAATAGAGAGTGCGTTTGTGATTAATGGTGGTGCTTTACCTAATAATGATTCCTCTGTTGCAATATAA